In the genome of Ureibacillus sp. FSL W7-1570, the window TGTCCATTACCATTTATTCAAAAGGGAATGTTGAATTCCAAAGATTTCAGCCGCTGGATACAGATTTGAGCAAATGGAAGGCGAAGGAAGCGGGTGAACATCAATTGGATTTCTCCTATTTGGGAGAGTTTGATGAATACCGCATGCTGATTACCGATCAAATGTTGGAGCTGGAGCGAATTATGGATTTCTTCCGTTTCTCCATCAGCAAGGAACAAAATGGAATCGATGAAATCATCGTTATGGGGGACAATCCGAATCTCAATAACATCCATTCCCATTTGAAGCAAAATTTCGAGTTGCCAATCAAACTCATTAATGACCAATTCATGAAAAAGCATTATCCAGGATTCAAGGCAAAACATGCAGCATTACTTGGACTTGCCTTAAAGGAGGTTAAATGATGATACCGGATATTAACCTGTTGCCGAAAGTTGATCGAAGGCAGTCCACATCCAAAACTGTATACATTGTATTATCCATTATCGCGTTGCTCTTTGTTGCATTCTTTGTGTTCCAGTATTTTAATTATCGTGGTGAAATTGCCGATTTGCGGAGCGAGGAGCAGCGGGTGATTGATGAGCGGAATCGGCTTCAAGCGGAACTGGACAGCATATCGGTTGACACTGGTTCATTAAAGCAATCGGTTGATTTTGTCGAAGCGATTTCTTATCCGGTTTCACCGATTCTTGATGAAACGATTCGTTTGCAGCCCGGACATTCTTATTTGAGGGAATATGCCTTTGATGCGCAAACGGCGGAAGTGTCCATGGATTTTGAAACATTAAGTGATATTTCCAAATATTTATCCCGATTATCAAGCAGTACATATTTCTTTGATGCACAAGTTTCATCCATAGAGCATTTTGAGCTTGGCAATCAGGAAGTGGAAGGGAAAGCGAATTTCAATGAAATTCCACGTTATGCGGTCAAATTTACTTTGTTGATCAATCAAAATGCTTTAGCTGCTGGAGGTGGTAACCAATGAAGTCATTAAGTGGGAAAAATTCGACCACTTTATTGTTGATCGTCCTCATAGCAGCACTGTTATTTGCTTTCTACTATTATATAATTCTGCCGAAAAAAGAAGAGGTTGAATCTCTTGAATCGTCCATTGAATCAACCCGCTCGGAAATATCATCGCTCGAGCAGCAAATCGAGGAGATCAACGCATCGAAAAACCTCGATCAGGCAACAATTTTTGAAATGCGGAAAAAAGTGCCTCAAACAAGAAACTTGGACGATTTGGTATTAAATATAGAAGAAACTCAATACGTCTCAGGAACAAAAATTTTATCCATCGATTTTAACAACTATGATACGCTTGTTGCTGATTCCGGATTTGACCGGCCGGATGCTTCTGCCGAAGAGGATGAAAGTGATGGGGAAAATGAAGGAACATCTCAAGGAGAAAACGAAGAAGAATCAGATGAAGCACCAGTTTCTCCGATCGATAATGAATCCTTGCCGCCAGAATTGAAATTAATCACCTTTGAAATTGACGTACAATCTCCGGACTTTCAGCATTTAGTAAACTTTATTAAAGAAATTGAAAAAATTGAACGTATCATGCACATCGATATCATCGATTTTTCATTGCCAGGTGAAGAAAATGAATTCGCCGAAAATCCGGAAGACAGCATCGAAGCAACAATCCAAGTGACAACCTTCTATTATGAAGGGGATGTGTAATCGATTGGAATTGTGAGGAGCGCTTTTATGGATATTTTGTATTCTGTTTTTTTCTTTCTGTTTGGGATTGTGTTAGGCTCGTTTTATAACGTTGTGGGACTTCGTGTTCCGTTAAAGGAGTCCATCATTACGCCGCCGTCCCATTGTCCGAAATGTCAAAGACGGTTAACCGCCATCGATTTGATTCCGGTGTTTTCATACATTTTTTTACATGGAAAATGCCGGACATGCGGCGCCAAAATATCACCCATTTATGTAGCAACAGAGCTACTAACCGGAGTGCTTTTCGTATGGAGTTATCTGTTGCTTGGACTATCGATTGAACTGGCCGTTGCACTCTTTTTCATTTCATTATTGGCCATAATCGTCGTTTCGGATATTCAATACATGATCATTCCAGATAAAGTGCTTCTTTTCTTTCTGCCTTTTCTGATCATCGGCCGTATCGCTTCCCCCCTTGAACCGTGGTGGGATTCCCTCCTCGGTGCTGCGGCCGGATTTGGCATTTTATATTTCATTGCTGTGATCTCAAAAGGCGGAATGGGTGGAGGCGATATTAAGCTGTTTTTCTTAATTGGGCTGGTTTTGGGAACCGTGAAGACATTGCTCGCATTGTTTTTGGCCAGTGTTATTGGCGTGATTGTTGGAATCATTGTGATCAAAGTTCGCAAGCAAAGCCGCAAAGTCCCGGTTCCTTTTGGGCCATCCATTGCCGTTGCGGCCATCATTGTATATTTTTACGGCGATGCAATGATCCGATGGTATTGGAATTTGTTTTAAAGTGTAGAAACCTCTGCTGATTTGGAGCTTTAATAATATGGTGGATAATGGATAGATGATGAATCCGCATCCCAAAAGTTGGACTGGAAAAGCTGACTTTTGGGGTGTTTTTTTATTGGAAAATGCAATGGTGTGAATTTTGAAGGGTTTCCGGAAAAATTCAAAAAGCGGATAAGCGGTGAAACGAAAATCAGAAGTTTATGCTATTCGTTGAAGATGGGCAGGGCTAATAAGATTTGAAGACAAAAAGAAACGGATACCGAATAAAATTTCCATGTTGACATTATAAGCGTAAAAATGGTAAAAACAATAAAGAAAGAGTAATATTGTAACAGAAAATTCATATGGTTTGATGAGCTAACCAAAGATGATAAAGTAATGTTTCTCTATGAATAGTCATAAAGAATTATGTTGTTGGGAGATTTTTCAAAAATAATAGTAGCTGGTACAAGCCCCAACCTCTCCGATAGGGACTTTATACCAGCAAACTGATTGGATTGTGTAATTGGAACTGATTTTAAGGGTAACTGCCCTTTCTCTGTTCTTTGATCCTTTTAAAGGATGTTATGTATAAAAGGGAACTTATTATAAATTGGAAAGAGAGACAGTATTCAACTTACGGCCTTTGTCAATCAGAAAAGGCTCTTCAAACATGGTTCATAAAAAATTCAAAAATATGATGATGAAGGATTTACTATGCAAGATGAATTTTGTCGACATCATTTGCATGTTGACCTGAAAAGAAAATTAGCCGGCATAAGTTCATCCCATATCTTACTTATGCCAGCTAAAAGCTTAAGCTGGGTATTCCAAATTGAAATAAAGAACAGCTTGTCCAGAAAGCTTATAAAGAAACTTTCTGTTTGTCAGGATTAAAGAAGACCGCCTAAAAGGCTGTTAAGTAAACCAAGTACTAATTGTAATAAGTTTCCTAGTAATTCCATGACTACACCTCCCAGCATTATGTATAGCCTGTCTTACTTTTGTCGAAGAATGATCTTCGAATCGGAGTAGTACAGACATCTTACATAATGAATATAAAATTTCTCAATATTACCGTCAATGGTATAAAATTACTTAATAGTATTTATGGATAAATAGTAACTTTTTCTAAAAATCCAAAAGGCCGCACGACCTATTATTTTTGATGAACTGGTTATATTATAATAAAAAACTATTAATTAACAGAATTATTAGTGATTGAAAAAGAAATATCTTTAAATATTGCTATAGTGAAAATAATAATTTATGGAATTGGAAGATGCTCTTTTCCCATTGTAAGCAGAAAGCTCTATTCCGGTCCGAATCTCTATTAGTAAAAATGAATCTTTTTTCTGTCAAACCTTTGTCACTATGAAGCAAAAGATGTCGAAAACAATCGGAATATGCAGCATTTAAAGTAAGAAATGTTCAAACTCTTTGCCTTTGGTCAGGAATATTTTAGCCATAAAGGAGGAAACCTGCATAAAACCGATAATTGGCATCACGTTGGATTGGGATGATGGGATATATAAGGTTAATGAGGCGTACGTGAAAGCGGTGGTGGATGCGGGAGGAGTCCCAGTCTGCCTGCCATATGCCGAAGAATCGGCTGGCGACCGGATGATTTGTACAATTGATGGGTTATTGCTTACCGGCGGAGGGGATATCAATCCAATTTTCTTTGGAGAAGAACCGCTTCCAAAGTTGGGAAGGGTCTTCACGAAACGGGATGAACGGGAAATCCAATGGACAAAACTGGCGATCCAACACCATATTCCGATTCTTGCCATTTGCCGTGGTTTGCAAGTATTGAATGTGGCGCTTGGGGGAACCATTTACCAGGATATTTATGATCAATTGGAAGGAAAGGTTCTCCTTCATTCCCAAACCTCTCCCCGCTTTGAAACGTCCCATTTTGTACAGCTTCAAAAACAAAGCCGATTGAGCCGAATTGTTCAATCGGACAAAATCTCAGTAAATTCCTTCCATCATCAGGCGATTAAGGATGTTGCGGCAGATCTCAGGGTTGTCGGAGTATCAAGCGATGGCATAGTGGAAGCGGTGGAACATCAAACGGCTCCGTTCTGTCTGGGCGTTCAATGGCATCCGGAACAATTGGCCATTTGCGGCGAAGAGGTTTCAAAGAAGTTATTTGAAGCATTTGTTGATGTCTGTAGAAAAAAATAAAATAAAAAAACTCGCATTCCAATTAAGAGATTGCGAGTTTTTTTATTTCATTAATGAAATCTTCGGTACAAACCAACAACGATTCCCAAGATGGTCACTTTATCCACAATAATCGGATCCATCGCCGAGTTTTCCGGTTGAAGGCGGAAGTGGTCTTTTTCCTTATAAAAACGTTTCACGGTCGCTTCATTTTCTTCGGTCATGGCAACTACAATATCCCCATTATTCGCAGTGGATGTTTTCTTTACAATGACATAATCCCCGTCCAAAATCCCTGCTTCAATCATCGAATCTCCCATCACTTCCAACATGAATAATTGATCGTTGCTTGTTCCGTATGCGTCAGGTAAAGGAAAGTATTCCTCGATGTTCTCGATCGCTGTAATTGGGCTTCCGGCAGTCACCCGGCCAACCAAAGGCACATGAATTACCGATTGTTTTTGCGGTTCTTCTTCACCATCCAATATTTCAATCGCCCGAGGTTTTGTCGGGTCTCTTCGGATATATCCTTTTTGTTCCAGGCGCGTAAGGTGACCATGTACTGTTGAGCTGGAGGCAAGCCCAACCGCCTCACCTATTTCCCGAACGGATGGAGGATATCCTTTTGCCCGAACTTCCTTCTTTATAAATTCCAAAATATCTCTTTGCCTTTTTGACAGCTTTTCCATCGTGGTCACCTCTAATGTGAATAGTTTTACATATTTTACATATAGTATAGCAATGAATCTCGGAGAATGCAAACACAAGTTCGAAAAACACTCTTGACAAAAACGTACGTTCGTATTAAAGTAAGAACAGATATTCGGAACAAACATTCGTAAAAGGGGAAGAAAATTATGGCTTGGTTACAAAGAAATCATTACTTAAAAGTGCTGATTATTGTTTCTTTAATCATAATTGCTTATATTTTTATTACAGATGAAGGGGAATTGACTTTCGAACAAATTACAATCAAAGAAGGCGATACCCTTTGGACATTGGCGGATCGCTATAAAGGAAATTTGACGAAAGAGGATTGGATTCGGATGGTGGCGGTTGAAAACAATCTTGACGGAGAACATATCATTGCCGGAGAAACGTTGATGATCCCGGTTCCGAAAGATGCGATCTATATTGCCATTAATGAAGAGGATGAAATTCAATCAGTAAAGGTAGCGAGCAAACGATAATGGGAAATAACAAGGCGGTTATTTATGCAAGAGTAAGTACGGAAAAAGCTGAACAGGAAACTTCCCTGGAACGGCAAAAGGAAGAGCTTTCACGATATGCCCGAAGTTTGGGCTTTCGTGTGGATAATATATTTGAAGATTGCCACAGCGGTTATGATGTAGATCGTGATGGACTGCTTGAAATGCTGGATTATATTTCGGAAAATGAAATTTCTGCTGTCTTCGTACAGGATGAAACCCGATTAGGCCGTGGACATGCCCGGGTAGCGGTACTGCATTTGCTTAAAAAAAGCGAGACGGATGTATATTCCCTTAATGATGCCGGTCCATTGAAATTGAACGAAATGGACGAAATGCTGTTGAAAATATTAGCGATTGTAGAGGAGTATCAACGGAAAATACATAATGCAAAAATTCAGCGGGGAATGCGCCGGGCCGTTGAAAACGGATATCGTCCCGAACGGAATTTCAAAAATAAACATAATCGTGAGGGAAGGGGCCGGATTGAAGTTCCTGTTGAAGAAATTGTCAAGCTGCGGGAAAAGGGGTTGACATTTCAAGAAATTGCATCCACTTTAAGAGGATTGGGATATGATGTGAGCAAAGCAACCGTTCACCGCAGATATATGGAATATAAAGAAAGACTTGAAGGCTAATCTGCTTGCACTTCGGGTCTTTTTTTCATATTCTTTTTGTATTGAAAGGGAAAGGTGTGATTGAATGTTACCAAAAGAAAAGATCGACCGTATCAATGAATTAACAAGAAAAGCAAGAGAGGGCAAATTGACGGAAGAGGAAGCAAAAGAGCGAACATTGCTTCGGAAGGAATATTTGGAGTCTTTCCGGGAATCTTTCAGAAAGACCATCGAAAACGTGCAAATTTTTGATATTGAAGGAAATGATGTTACACCGGAAAAAATAAAACAACTTCGCCGCAACCGATTAAATTGACGAAGTCCTGGTGATGTCAAATAAATGTAAGCTAACACACAATATTCCTAAAAAATAGATTGTTTTCTATGGAAATGTTGTCTAAACTGAATACGGAACTATTTTTAGCACGAGAAAGGATGTCAAAAAATGACAACTACAGCGGATTTATTAGCAATTAATGCAATCCGAACTTTATCCATTGACGCGATTGAAAAAGCGAACTCAGGGCATCCAGGACTTCCAATGGGTGCGGCTCCAATGGCTTATACATTGTGGACGAAACAAATGCGCCATAATCCGAAAAATCCGAATTGGTTCAACCGCGACCGTTTCATTCTTTCCGCAGGTCATGGATCCATGTTGTTATACAGCTTGCTTCATTTAAGCGGATATGGCTTGGACATGGAAGAAATTAAAAACTTCCGCCAATGGGGTTCAAAAACGCCAGGGCATCCTGAATACGGCCATACTGTAGGAGTGGAAGCTACGACTGGTCCCCTTGGACAAGGCATTGCGATGGCAGTAGGTATGGCAATGGCTGAGCGCCATCTCGCAGCGATGTACAACAAACCGGGGTACGATATAGTCGACCATTATACCTATGCCCTTTGTGGTGACGGAGATTTAATGGAAGGTGTCGCTGGCGAAGCGATTTCATTGGCCGGACATCTGCAACTTGAAAAATTGATCGTCCTTTACGATTCCAATGACATTTCATTGGACGGCGACCTTTCAAAAGCGTTTTCTGAAAATATTCAAAAACGTTTTGAAGCGTGCGGCTGGAATTACTTGCGTGTGGAAGATGGCACAGATGTGGATGCCATCAATGAAGCCATTGCAAAAGCGAAACAATCCAAAGGGAAACCTACATTAATTGAAGTCAAAACAATCATTGGCTACGGTTCACCAAATAAATCAGGCAAATCCGACGTACACGGTGCGCCATTAGGAGCCGACGAACTTAAATTGACGAAGGAATTTTACGGCTGGAACCATGAGCCATTTAATATTCCGGAAGAAGTTTACGAAACATTCAAAACGGCCATTGAAGCAATTGGAGTACAAGCTGAGGCTGAATGGAATGCAACATTTGAAAAATATCAAAATGAGTATCCGGAACTTGCAAAACAGTTCATTCAAGCAATGAATAGTGAACTTCCTGAAGACTTTGATGCAGAGCTTCCTGTTTATGAAGTTGGCAAATCCATTGCGACCCGCTCTTCTTCCGGTGAAGCGATCAATGCTTTAGCGAAAAAAATCCCATACTTCTTCGGTGGAAGCGCCGATTTGGCAGGTTCCAACAAAACAACAATCAAAGGCGGCGGCGACTTCTCAGCACAATCGCCGGAAGGGCGCAATATTTGGTTTGGTGTTCGGGAGTTTGCAATGGGCGCTGCATTAAACGGAATGGCATTACACGGCGGATTACGCGTATTTGGAGGTACATTCTTTGTATTTTCCGACTATGTTCGTCCAGCTGTCCGTTTGTCCGCATTAATGGGATTGCCGGTCACTTATGTGTTCACTCATGATTCCATCGCTGTTGGTGAAGATGGCCCAACCCATGAGCCGATTGAACATTTGGCTTCATTCCGTGCAATGCCGAATGTTTCAGTGATTCGCCCGGCGGATGCCAACGAATCCCGTGAAGCATGGAAACTGGCGATTCAATCAAAAGACCAACCAACAGTCCTAGTATTGTCCCGCCAAAACTTGCCTGTGCTTGAGAATACGGCAACATTGGCGAAAGATGGCGTTGCAAAAGGTGGTTATGTCGTATCACCGGCAACGAAAGAAACACCGGATGCAATCTTAATTGCCACTGGTTCCGAAGTTTCTTTGGCTGTTAAGGCCCAAGAAAAGTTGCGTGAAGAAGGAATCGATGCATCGGTTGTATCCATGCCTTCCATCGACCGTTTTGATAAACAATCCGATGAATATAAAGAGTCCGTATTGCCTAAAGCCGTGACAAAACGCTTGGCGATTGAAATGGCTTCTTCATTGGGTTGGCACAAGTACGTCGGCACTGATGGAGACGTGCTTGCCATCGACAAGTTCGGTGCGAGCGCTCCTGGGGAAGTTGTGATGGAAAAATACGGATTCACTGTTGAAAATATCGTGAATAAAGTAAAATCCTTATAAAAATATAAAGAGCATCTCCATTGAGGGGATGCTTTTTTTATTGAACAAGCAATATTGAATAGCTATTATTTTAAAATTATTTTAAATAATTATTATTTTAATATATTTCAGCTTAAATATATTATGCGTAAAATTAAATTTTTATCAGATTTTTAAAATATATTAATAAAATTTTTTTATAAGCGTAAACGTTTGCATTTTCTCAAAAAAAGGAGCATGATAGGTTCATAAGTTTTGTGACGGACTAGTTGCAACGGCTTATAATCTATAAATTTTGGAGGGAAACGCATGATTTATGCAAATCCGAACACACAAGGTGCTCTAGTACATTTTAAAGATCAATATCAAAACTTTATTGGCGGCGAATGGGTTCCTCCAGTAAAAGGTCAATATTTAGAAGTCATTTCTCCGGTGACAGGAAAAGTGTTTACAACCGTTCCACGTTCATCGGCAGAGGATATCGAGTTGGCGCTTGATGCGGCGCATGCTGCAAAAGACGCTT includes:
- a CDS encoding recombinase family protein: MGNNKAVIYARVSTEKAEQETSLERQKEELSRYARSLGFRVDNIFEDCHSGYDVDRDGLLEMLDYISENEISAVFVQDETRLGRGHARVAVLHLLKKSETDVYSLNDAGPLKLNEMDEMLLKILAIVEEYQRKIHNAKIQRGMRRAVENGYRPERNFKNKHNREGRGRIEVPVEEIVKLREKGLTFQEIASTLRGLGYDVSKATVHRRYMEYKERLEG
- the tkt gene encoding transketolase; the protein is MTTTADLLAINAIRTLSIDAIEKANSGHPGLPMGAAPMAYTLWTKQMRHNPKNPNWFNRDRFILSAGHGSMLLYSLLHLSGYGLDMEEIKNFRQWGSKTPGHPEYGHTVGVEATTGPLGQGIAMAVGMAMAERHLAAMYNKPGYDIVDHYTYALCGDGDLMEGVAGEAISLAGHLQLEKLIVLYDSNDISLDGDLSKAFSENIQKRFEACGWNYLRVEDGTDVDAINEAIAKAKQSKGKPTLIEVKTIIGYGSPNKSGKSDVHGAPLGADELKLTKEFYGWNHEPFNIPEEVYETFKTAIEAIGVQAEAEWNATFEKYQNEYPELAKQFIQAMNSELPEDFDAELPVYEVGKSIATRSSSGEAINALAKKIPYFFGGSADLAGSNKTTIKGGGDFSAQSPEGRNIWFGVREFAMGAALNGMALHGGLRVFGGTFFVFSDYVRPAVRLSALMGLPVTYVFTHDSIAVGEDGPTHEPIEHLASFRAMPNVSVIRPADANESREAWKLAIQSKDQPTVLVLSRQNLPVLENTATLAKDGVAKGGYVVSPATKETPDAILIATGSEVSLAVKAQEKLREEGIDASVVSMPSIDRFDKQSDEYKESVLPKAVTKRLAIEMASSLGWHKYVGTDGDVLAIDKFGASAPGEVVMEKYGFTVENIVNKVKSL
- the lexA gene encoding transcriptional repressor LexA, whose amino-acid sequence is MEKLSKRQRDILEFIKKEVRAKGYPPSVREIGEAVGLASSSTVHGHLTRLEQKGYIRRDPTKPRAIEILDGEEEPQKQSVIHVPLVGRVTAGSPITAIENIEEYFPLPDAYGTSNDQLFMLEVMGDSMIEAGILDGDYVIVKKTSTANNGDIVVAMTEENEATVKRFYKEKDHFRLQPENSAMDPIIVDKVTILGIVVGLYRRFH
- a CDS encoding potassium transporter, which encodes MKSLSGKNSTTLLLIVLIAALLFAFYYYIILPKKEEVESLESSIESTRSEISSLEQQIEEINASKNLDQATIFEMRKKVPQTRNLDDLVLNIEETQYVSGTKILSIDFNNYDTLVADSGFDRPDASAEEDESDGENEGTSQGENEEESDEAPVSPIDNESLPPELKLITFEIDVQSPDFQHLVNFIKEIEKIERIMHIDIIDFSLPGEENEFAENPEDSIEATIQVTTFYYEGDV
- a CDS encoding DUF896 domain-containing protein; this translates as MLPKEKIDRINELTRKAREGKLTEEEAKERTLLRKEYLESFRESFRKTIENVQIFDIEGNDVTPEKIKQLRRNRLN
- a CDS encoding prepilin peptidase, which encodes MDILYSVFFFLFGIVLGSFYNVVGLRVPLKESIITPPSHCPKCQRRLTAIDLIPVFSYIFLHGKCRTCGAKISPIYVATELLTGVLFVWSYLLLGLSIELAVALFFISLLAIIVVSDIQYMIIPDKVLLFFLPFLIIGRIASPLEPWWDSLLGAAAGFGILYFIAVISKGGMGGGDIKLFFLIGLVLGTVKTLLALFLASVIGVIVGIIVIKVRKQSRKVPVPFGPSIAVAAIIVYFYGDAMIRWYWNLF
- a CDS encoding gamma-glutamyl-gamma-aminobutyrate hydrolase family protein; this translates as MDWDDGIYKVNEAYVKAVVDAGGVPVCLPYAEESAGDRMICTIDGLLLTGGGDINPIFFGEEPLPKLGRVFTKRDEREIQWTKLAIQHHIPILAICRGLQVLNVALGGTIYQDIYDQLEGKVLLHSQTSPRFETSHFVQLQKQSRLSRIVQSDKISVNSFHHQAIKDVAADLRVVGVSSDGIVEAVEHQTAPFCLGVQWHPEQLAICGEEVSKKLFEAFVDVCRKK
- a CDS encoding LysM peptidoglycan-binding domain-containing protein, translating into MAWLQRNHYLKVLIIVSLIIIAYIFITDEGELTFEQITIKEGDTLWTLADRYKGNLTKEDWIRMVAVENNLDGEHIIAGETLMIPVPKDAIYIAINEEDEIQSVKVASKR